CCATTGAGTCATGTGTAACATACATATATTCATTTTTTCTGAAAAATTTTGGTTTTAAAAATGGACTGGTGGCAATTAGAGCTGTGCATGTTGCATTTTTTACGTTTAGTGCTGTTTTACTGTATCTTGTTTTGCGTAGATTGGTTTCTTCTTTTTGGGCTTTCAGCGGCAGTATAATATTTATTTTTTCTAACTACGCTTTATGCTTCATGCAAATCTTAACTCGTAATTCAATGACGCCGTTTTGGGTTTTAAGCAGTTTATTGTTTTTAGGTATGGTGTTTAATTACAAAGAAAATGTAAACAAACCAAAAAAATACCAAGTTTTATTTTTAATGATGGCAGTGATAACCAGTACACTTGGTTTAGTTACTTACTCTGGATTTCGTATATATGTAACGGCATTGTCATTGGCACTGTTTATCAACTGTGTTTTGTATCAAAGAAAAAAAATTATAATGGCGCTTTTTTTCCCTCTTACAATTGTGGGCCTACTCTCTGGCTTATTGGTTTTAAGTGATACAACAGCAGAAGCTTTCATATATAGAGGTTCTTATGCGTTGGTAAAAAAAGAACATTTTTTAGAAGTTTTTTATCAAGTGATATTATTTCCATTTAAATTTTATAAATATGGGCATTTTGTAGTTGAACAAGCGCATGTTTTAGTGGGGAGAAGTCCATTTCCATTTTATTTAATACCATTTTTTTGTATTGGATTATTTTTAAGTTTTTCAAAGTCTTTTTACAATGGAAAGAGAGAAGATTTTTATAACTTAGTTTTTTTAAGAAATTTTTTAATCATAAGTGTGCTTTTGTTTTCATTTCTTGGCCCAAACTTAAAATATTTTTATGGTCTATGGCCGGTACTCATTATTTTTTGTGTGATGGGTATGGAAAAAGTTATGGTTAGAATAAACCCAAGTGATCTTAAACAAAAAATGATGATAGGAGCACTGCTTTTTATTTTTGCTTTTGAACAAGTTTACTATTTTTCATTTCAAATGAAAAATAGTGCTTCTGTACATGCTTTTTTATATCAAGATGCCCAAGCAAAGCAGTTGATTGATAAGGTTAGACCCATCATAGAGTTTGATGAAAAGCCTTCATTGATTTATTCACCTTTAGGTAGAGATGTAGCTTTGTGGTATGCTAAAAGTACAGATTTACAAGCTAATATTTTGGATCGATGGGCTGTTTTCTTACAAGATAAAGGATTTGTAAATTTAGAAAAAGACACATCTTTAAATTTAGAAGGATTCCTTTTTACAAAAAATAATTTAAATGAAGGTCAAAAAAGTGGTCTTAAAAAAGTATTAAAAAATAATCCGAAATTAAAATGGATTCAAATTGATTTTTAAAAGTTTTAACTGTTTATCCAATTCAAAATGATATTTCATAAGCTACTTTTTTAAAAAATTAACATCAAAAATCAAACTTAGACAATAATCTTCTTTGCAGTTTTAAATTTGTAAAATCTTTATTAAAATCAGTAAATGCAAAAGCACTCAAACTTAATTAGAAGTACATAAATTTTGTGTAACATCTCTGTAATCTTCTAAGTCAGAAAAATTGGCAAAGAAAATAATGTTGTGACCACTGAGTCCGCTGGTAGCTTGATAAGCTCCTTTAACGCCAGTGTTTTGATTACACGCATAGAGAGAAGTGATATAATCGCAGAGGTTATTGTTACACATAGTAGGTTCTTGAATGTCTCCAACAATATAGGCTGTATCAGTAGTATCATCAAAAACATAAGAATTTTCTGGTCGAGCTCCCCAAGGTCCAGAATCATGAAAAATAGAGTTGCCAGCAGTACTATCGATGACTGTTTGTCCATCATTGTTTGAACAAGAGGGTACTTGAGGTTCTCCATCAGACTTTTTGTCACTACAGCCTGATAGACATAGTGTAGTCAGTAAAATTAAAAAAAAATTGATACGCATGGTGTGTTTCCTATATATAAATTAATTAATAAAACACATGATTAAACTTTATTGCAGTTATTACTAAGAGTAGTTTAATCCGTTAAGTATAAATTAAGCAACCTTTTGTATAAAAAAATAGAAGTACAAGAAAATGGATGATTGTTATGGAAGAAGTTTACAACAAAGCATTTGAATACTTGCAAGATAAAGATAATTTAGAATCTGTAGATAAAGGTTTAGCAATATTAGAGGAAATATATCAACAAGACCCTAACAATATTAAAGCTTGTTTTGAGTATGCAGGTGGTTGGGATAGCATAGGCCAAGAAGAAAAAGCAGTTATTTACTATGAAAAAGTAAAAGTAATGGGCATTAAACAATTACCTAAAAATGATCAGCCTTGTTTTTATGTTCAATATGGGAGCACCTTAAGAAATTTAAAACAATTTGATCAAGCTAAGGTCGTATTTGAGGAAGGTGTTAAAGCTTTCCCTGATTTTTTGGCCATTCAATTGTTTCAAGCGCTCAATTTTTGTTCAATGGGTATTGAAATAGAAAAAAATAAAATTTATCTTGAAGAACAAATAAAACAAATCAATCATCCTTCAGTAGAAAGATATAGTCGTTCATTGAAAAACTATTTAAACCAGTTAATGCAAAACTAAAATATTTTATACAGAAAGTCATCATGGTTAAAGATTTTTGGGAAGACAATGCATAGCAATGGAATAAAGTCATAGATGAAAATGCTTTTCCAAGTAGAGAAGTAACAATACCGGCAATTGTTGAGACAATTAAAAGAATAAACCCTATAAACATTCTAGATGTAGGCTGTGGTGAAGGTTTTTTATATAATCCAATAATTAATTTAAATATAGTTTATGATGGCATGGATCGATCAGAAGCGCTTATCAATATAGCAAAAAAAAAGTGGAGCGAAGACCATTTTTATTGCCTTTCATACAATGATATTATTTCTGGTAATACTCATAACTTAAAAGCCACTTATGATTGTATTTTATTTAACTTTTCTCTATTGGATGAAGCTACTATTGAGCAATTAAGTGCTTTTAAAAATCTTTTAACAAATGATGGGGTGATTTTAATTCAAACATTACATCCATGTTTTATTGAAAAAGAATATAAAGATTATTGGACAGAAGAACATTTTGACTTTTCTCACATCAAATTTAAGGGAACAATGAAATGGTTTCGTAGAACCCTGTCCAGTTGGTTTAATGTGTTTAATCAAGCCAAATTGTGCATCATTGATATATCTGAACCTCAAGGTGACACCCAAAAACCCAATTCGTTGATATTTACACTTAAATCTATCAGTTAAGGTAAAAGTTGAAATAATCTATGAAAAGCTACTCAGTTTAAATAGGTTTTTCTTGCTTTTTAATACATAAGTAGATTACGTTTTTATGGTGATGGTATTGGATATAAAAAATTTTCTATTGGTTTTGTTGTACATGATTAGTATAGATGCAATATGGTTGAAGTTTATTGTTGGTAAAGTTTTTGTTGAACATGCCAAAACTGTTTTTAGAGAAGACGGTGTTTTACTTTGGTCTGCAGCAATTGT
This window of the Oligoflexia bacterium genome carries:
- a CDS encoding tetratricopeptide repeat protein, whose product is MEEVYNKAFEYLQDKDNLESVDKGLAILEEIYQQDPNNIKACFEYAGGWDSIGQEEKAVIYYEKVKVMGIKQLPKNDQPCFYVQYGSTLRNLKQFDQAKVVFEEGVKAFPDFLAIQLFQALNFCSMGIEIEKNKIYLEEQIKQINHPSVERYSRSLKNYLNQLMQN
- a CDS encoding class I SAM-dependent methyltransferase produces the protein MNILDVGCGEGFLYNPIINLNIVYDGMDRSEALINIAKKKWSEDHFYCLSYNDIISGNTHNLKATYDCILFNFSLLDEATIEQLSAFKNLLTNDGVILIQTLHPCFIEKEYKDYWTEEHFDFSHIKFKGTMKWFRRTLSSWFNVFNQAKLCIIDISEPQGDTQKPNSLIFTLKSIS